The genomic segment ttttcaatCTTGGCTGTGATTGGTTGTCAGGAGCCGTTTGAGGACGGTCTGGCCAATGGAGAAGAGCCATCGGCGGCTGAGGAGGCGGCGGCCTTGGCGGCGAAGGAGGCAAAAGGAGGAACTGTCAAGTTTGGTTGGGTCAAAGGAGTTTTGGTTAGTGTTGTGTACATGGAAGAATGTTAGAAGAGCATTCTCCCTGTGATGTTTAATGTGATCcgattaaataaatgttattaatCAGGGAGAGTTTCATTAATCACATTGTGGGAATCATCTCccatctggggggggggggggtacaagcTGGTCCCCACAAGCTCTACCATGTGTGTTACAGATCCGCTGCATGCTGAATATCTGGGGTGTGATGCTCTTCATCCGAATGTCGTGGATTGTCGGACAGGCTGGAATTGGTTGGTACAAATAAATCAAGTGTAACTTTGACTTTAGGAGAAGGATCCAAGTGTGAGCTCCATCTCCTTCGAGAGGctcccagccaatcagagtaAAGCTGTCCTCAGTCGATGTGTCATGTGGCAGCTACAGTACTTAAAGAATAAGGCTCCATATTCTTTTCTtcatcaacaaatcccatgaaaagagccaaacaaacaatcaatgaATGTATCCTTCGCACAAGTATTatctgatatatcttattctaAATCTGGCTGGTCAAAGATATAAAATGAGACCCATAAGAACACGTAAAGGAAAGTTCTGTGATAGTTATTTTGTCTTAGCGGGGGAGGCTAGCTTGAAACAAGGTGATTTATCTGTATAAACACTTCCAACAATGGAGAACAGTTGGGTTAGTTCGCTTGCTAAAATGAGCTAGTAAGCTAACACAAAATGATAATCCTGCATTGTAACAGGGTGCACTTTTACTTTACCCCACATTTACGGACAAATCTGTTGGTCAGCTACTGTGATCGTTCTGGAGTTGATATGATTAATCACACTCGTCTCACAGGTTtggtctcatttgtttttttgtaataggACTGACCATTGCGATCATTCTGATGGCCACTCTGGTCACCACCATCACCGGTCTGTCTACCTCTGCTATAGCAACCAACGGCTTCGTACGAGGAGGTGAGACTGCAACTGTAaaccagcttttattttgaaaaatgtttgcgAGTTTTCCTGAAATACAGAGGATTCAGGGGTCTGTTACAACCACAAAACAGAAGCACCAAGGCTCAGTTAGGAGATTTCAGGAAAACGTACCAATACCGTACCAATATTTCCAGTGAGTCAACAGCCTTTGGACGTGATTACTTTACCAGCATACCTAAAATCAAACCAAGTGAAAGCCACCTGTGTTCATGATGAAACAATCATTAATACCGTGTATCACTGCTGTCCAGGAGGAGCGTACTACCTGATCTCCAGGAGCCTGGGGCCAGAGTTCGGAGGCTCCATCGGTCTCATCTTCGCCTTCGCCAACGCCGTGGCTGTGGCCATGTACGTCGTAGGCTTTGCAGAGACAGTCGTGGAGATGCTTAGTGTAAGAATTACTTGGTATAACCGTTCAAAcatttctctgcctgtctgtcgaGCACTGGTTCTGATGTTGCTGCTTTGGTTGTTTGTTGCAGGATGTGGATGCTCTGATGACGGATGAGCTAAATGACATTCGTATCGTCGGGACTCTGACCGTCATCCTGCTGCTGGGAATCTCTGTAGCTGGGATGGAGTGGGAAGCCAAGGTAGGACTGGGAATCTACAATATCACAGACTCAAAATCGTCTGACTGAAATAAATCTTCACCTATATACAGACATCCGTGGACCCCAGGTCCCCTTTGTTGATCCCCTGGCTTTTcgtctagcgccatcatcaaaTTGTTCTTGCTAGGTCTTACTTGtacccctctctttctttctctctgtctctctgtccttcaggCTCAGATTGTCCTCCTGGTGATCCTGCTGGGAGCCATAGCTAACTACTTCATAGGAAGCTTCATGTCAATAGAAAGCAAAGAACCCAAAGGATTCTTCGGCTACCACAGTCAGTCTGCACCCTTTTAGTTTTATCCGAACTTTTGGTCTATTCTATGTTCTGTCTAACATTTAGCAGTGTTagaatttaaattaaaagtcTAGCCTATGTATTcctttgttttggttctctCCTCCTACAGCTGCCATCCTTTTAGAGAACCTGGGCCCAGACTTCAGAGACGAGGAGACATTCTTCTCGGTGTTCGCCATTTTCTTCCCTGCGGCCACCGGGATCCTGGCTGGGGCCAACATCTCTGGAGACCTCGCTGTGAGTTTTCCATTAAGTGCATTATGTATATGTGCACTCAGTAGTCAGTACACTTACACAGATGTCACTGTTGGGTGATCTCAGACATGTAGCACGTTCAAAACTTTGAGCAAACTTTGGATTAGACTCCCTGCCACAGTTCTAGACTCCTTTTGGTCTTACCAAAGAGCTCAATACTACCTTCAGAAGTCCTGCTCTGAATTAGTAAATATTTCTTGTGTTCCAAGGTTCAGTCCTCCattatttcctttctttacaTGCCACCATTAggttaattcattttttaatcgctctttgattttggttttgttattaCTATAATCAGAAGAAGTCAGGGAAACAATGCTTTCTTCTTGATATGAAGTCTTTCAGCTGCTTGAGGATCAAGATGAATTTCCACTCTGAGCTGAAACAGTAAACTTGAATCTCATCATGCCTCCATCTTCAGGACCCTCAGTCAGCGATCCCTAAAGGTACTCTGCTGGCCATCCTCATCACGGGAATCACCTACGTGGCTGTCGCCATCTCTGCAGGTAGGTATACACCAAGTCCGTCAATTCTGCATTAAATTTAGTTGAGTTTTCCTAGATGTGTAGATGTTTGTAGCTCTTCTTCTACAACTCAGATTCACGTAGACTTGGTGTTGACTGCAGCTCTTAATTTGTTGCACAAGTTGTGTCATGAAAGGCACAACGGTGGCGATATGCTCGTCGGTGACAGTGATTCTCAAAAATGTCTGATCCTAGATTCTGTATATCTCTTGATTTCCAAATCTGAGTTGTCTAATGGTCAGATTTCTAAATTGTGGATTGTTATATTTTGTCTCCATCAATATGAAAATGGTGGAAGATAAATATCTGGCAAAATGAAGAGATGCACAGTGTTGTGCTTTGGCAGCTATTTGACAAACCAAAAAAGAGACTGGTTGACTGCAGCAGATTTGTCTGCTGTTGTtatgtcagagtgtgtgttggttttctcctcctgcaggctccTGCATCGTCCGGGACGCCACCGGTGACCACAACGACACGGTGAGCGACACGGTGAACTGTACCGACGCCGCCTGCACGCTGGGCTACGACTTCTCCATCTGCAAGGAGGGAGGCTGTCAGTATGGCCTGATGAACGACTTCCAGGTAACAGACTCGCACTCGGCTCAGAATAATGTTGATTTCTTCCTTTAATGTCAGGAAACTACGGGCTGCTTGCCGAGTCACCGTcagtgtgtgtggcagctgcTCTCAGAGCTGAAAGTGGCTTGGACAATACTGACAAGATATATTGACATAGTATGACAATGAGGAAATGAATGAGACGCAACAATGGATTCAAACTATTGATGTTGCGGTTACAATATACTGTCTCCACCACGAGGCCAATATGGATATCGATGCTTTCAGTAGATATTAAGACAAAAGAACACTGAAGATCATATTATCATTTGTGATGTGGATATGGTGACCAATCAGGTTGAGGCATTTATTGTTTACTTCACTCGTAACACTCAGACGAGCTCAGGAATGTGTGTTACATAAAGGGcaacacacactggcagagTGTGACGTGCATCAAGACGCCCACAGCTATTGTTTTCTATGGAAGCGATGCCGTGTCAGGATACGACACTGTCCTACTGCCAGCTGCTAACATCACCCAACCTCATCCCCTCAAGCACAGTTTCCTTGTGTCATCTGTCTTTATGACTCAATGCAGCTTATCGTTactatttatgttgtttatataGTATCAAgaactttttgttttagtttttcaagcttcttcttttttaaagtCACTTGTCTAACGTATCTATGTAATGAAGATCCTCTTTAACACCTGCAGATTCTGTTGTGGTTGTTTAACACGAGTGTGAATCGTGACAGCCTGCTGCTCGGATCCTGTAGGTgcctgcactgtgtgtgtgtgtgtgtgtgtgtgtgtgtgtgtgtgtgtgtgtgtgtgagacggagCTGTTCCCAAACAAAATGCAGCAGTGATAATAGTGACTGTTGTTTTGAGTCACAAGGTTCTCGCTGGTTGGAGACAGAGCTGAATGAGAGCATTGACAAcatcctcctacacacacacacacacacacacacacactcagctctcTGACACTGATATCGCTGTGCACGATCTCGTCTGTTgctacagacagaaacacttgTTTTATTATAATGTCTGTAAAATCACTAAAATCTGTCTAAACGTCTAAAGCAGATGTGAATGAATCCAACATCTGCGCGTGTTTCTCGTCCTCTTACACGCTAACAGACGCCTCATAGTGTTGGTACATATTGATGCTTGAGAACAGAGGTGTCTTCTGTCCCTCAATTCAGTCAGtaatacaaatattttgttgtttaggaACAAACAAGAACGAAAGGTTCttaacagtaaaacaaatgacattgtCTTAACCTTGGCTGGGCTGCAGCGTTGAGttagctgacctctgaccccgaCCCTTATCCTGCTGCTAACGCTGCTCCAGGTGAGTTGAGTTGGTGTCAAAGCGGCAAACGGTCGTGATATTAAACGAAAACACACAAGAAGTCGTTGTGGGGCAGATTGTGACGCTTTCTGTCCCAGACACAACACTAAATACAACTTCTGAGGATTagaaaacaacattaatgaATGCACATAAAATCAGATTGTACCAGAAAACAAACGGCTGCATATGTCTGAGCTGCTGGACCCTTTTGCAAAGGATTATGGGTAGAATACACCCCACAATGAAGTCTGGACCTACAGATAGCGATATTGAATGGATTGTAATCGATTAGTGTGAacctgaaggtgtgtgtgtgtgtgtgtgtgtgtgtgtgtgtgttgtccaggTGATGAGTCTGGTGTCCGGCTTCGGTCCTCTGATCTCTGCAGGGATCTTTTCAGCCACTCTGTCATCGGCTCTGGCCTCGCTGGTCAGCGCGCCCAAAGTCTTCCAGGTCAGAAATCAGCTCATTGTATTTCTTTCGATGTAATCTTATTCATCACTAGACAACCAACGACAGCATCACTTTACACAGACACAAGTAGAGACGATGAACTGGACATATCAGTCATCATcatgtgtgatgatgtgattCTAGGCTCTGTGTAAGGACAACATCTACCCGGGCCTGGGTGTGTTTGCAAAGGGTTATGGGAAGAACAACGAGCCTCTCCGTGGTTACGTCCTGACCTTCTGCATCGGCCTGGCCTTCATCCTCATCGGTAAGCTGCCGTGTCTTTGAATGATACAGCTGTGAGAAACGGAAGGAACAGCTGGTCCTGAGTACTGAACCTCTCTCTTGGTGTTGTCTGCTAGCGGAGTTGAACATCATCGCTCCCATCATCTCCAACTTCTTCCTGGCCTCCTACGCTCTCATCAACTTCTCCGTCTTCCACGCCTCCCTGGCCAACTCTCCAGGTAAACTCTGGAAACTGAAACTGACCTGAACTTAATATATGATGAGATTTACTGGTTCTAGTTACATTAGAGTTGACTTGGCCTTTAAGGTCTCTAACCTTTTTAAAGGTGGAAATGACAAATTGTGTCATATTAAAGgttattatatacattttttggacgttttctttttaaattctgacTTGTAACTGGTGTTACATTAGCTTCAAGTCTAGGTTGAATAATAAAACTTTACTGGTAACTGTTTTTTTCAAAGCTAGTGCTGCTAACTGGACATTTGTATTGTTTACTCTTTTTAGGAGAAGGCCAGCTGTGCGGATTGTGAAGCTCTCTGTGAAAAATGTGGGATTTTAGGCGACATGAATAAAATGTACTCAACTTAGAATTAAATACAGAAAGTGTAAAATACATAACAGTATTTACCTCTTACTTGTTAGCTTACTTTTACGGCTAGCTTGAACAAGCCTGCTATCTACCACTTGTGTTCAATTCAACCAATGAGATCACGTCTGCCTCCATCGAGGCTCCGGGAAACATTTGCATTAATTAAGAATCTGGTTGTTCGTCTTTGTATCGGGGTCTGTTCATCTTTGCTGTGATGTTTCGTCGCTTTGCTAGCGTGCCTCTTTTGGCTTCATTCTCGTCTCTCACCACAGGATGGCGTCCCAGCTTCAAGTACTACAACATGTGGGTGTCTCTTGCCGGGGCGATCCTGTGCTGTGTGGTGATGTTTGTCATCAACTGGTGGGCAGCTCTGGTCACTCTGCTCATCGTCCTGGCTCTCTACATCTACGTCAGCTACAAGAAACCTGGTAACAACAGACTGAGCTCACGTTGTGTAACTTTAATAAAACGGATCAGATACCAACCACTTGTTTCTGCCTGCGTTCAGGAAGTTGTCATCAATGTTGAAGTGCCCTAAAATGCAGCGCTGTATTGAAGTCAATAGGAAAATCTCCTTACTTCTATCcgagtggttcccaacctttttggtcTGTGAGCTTTTTATTGTGGCTGTACCGATCCAACTGAGACCCTGTTTATACCTTTAATCAACGTGCGTCTCCACATGGGTCTcaagtgaccacttgtgatcggatctcacgTCCCCGCTCTGTATGCAAATACACTCGtgcatcatttctgtttgcaaagaccaaatgagttgttgtttttaaccagcGGGAGGCAGCAGTGCGCTTCCCCTGCCTAGTCTGATGGAAATTAAAAGAAGTAGAAGTTTGCAAAGACTTTGGTGTGCGAGCAAAGACTGATGTGAGGCGCACTCGTAATATATCTTGAGGAGTGGGAGGAGTGTCCTGGGCCACactgcattcacacctggagcTGCCGCATGTTAACggcaggtgtaaacagggcctcaGGGTATCTGCTGATACACAGTCTAAAATCTGTATAACTTCTCTAACCGCTTCTCAAACCTACTCCTCTCTGTCCGGCTCTATTACACtcatttttattccactttACAGACTCTCAGCATCATCACCCCACATCACTCTAActggtatgtgtgtgctgtctcctgtctcctgcaGATGTCAACTGGGGTTCGTCCACTCAGGCTCTGATCTACAACCAGGCTCTGACTCACTGTCTGAGCCTCACTGGAGTCGAGGACCACGTTAAAAACTTCAGGTCAGCTCGAGGGTCAGATCTGGGCTTTGATTCTGGGTTCAGACATGGCTCTGTTAAAGGTTTTATACCAACTCAGGCCCTTAATGCTAAAATCTGGATCATTGATGCTGTTTTATGGTGCTTTAGATAAAAGCATCCCGCAGACAACGTGTAGGAACTAACAGTGGAACaactgaattaaattaaataagcTTTGGAGGGTTTTTTCAGAAGGAAACGGACGAccttgaaaacattttgtgttaaaATACAGCAGCCAAATGTCTCAGTAAACCACAGTTTTTCCAGGTTTTGAACCACTGCTCTCGTTCAGCATCACAATTTATTGATCATACTAACGTTTCAGTCCCTCTGGACCTTCGTCAAGACACCCTGTGACAACATTACGGGAGCGTCTAAGTGTTTGAACTCCGTGTTTACAGGCCGCAGTGTTTGGTGCTGGCTGGTTATCCAAACTCTCGTCCCGCTCTCCTTCAGCTGGTTCATTCTTTCACCAAGAACGTCGGCCTCATGGTCTGCGCTCACGTCAGGACCGTACGTACAGACGAGCTTTAGGAAACATTTCATCCCGTCGTAGATCTTCTCCTTTGTCTTCTCCCATCATCTCCTGCGTCTCTCTTCTGGTCCAGGTGTCCCGCCGGCCAAACGTGAAGGAGCTGTCTCAGGATCACGCCCGCTGTCAGCGCTGGCTCAATAAGAAACGGATCAAGGCCTTTTACATTCCTGTTTTCTCTGACAACCTGCGGCACGGGGCGCAGTTCCTCCTGCAGGTATGAACATCTGGCTGAAGATCAAACCTTAAAtcttttcctctgacatttgTCTGTCTCATCAATCGTGAAAGGATCTCAATGTGGGAGTGATAGCAGGTTTTCATGCTGTgttcttaatttaatttcatcagTTGTTTTACAGCTGCTCTGGGAATTCAAACCAGAGACAAATGAACCAAAACTccaaacttttccttttgtaACCTGAATATTAACACACTGACTTTCTATCACACACTGAAGATGTAATTTCTGTCAGGATGATTTAATTTTctgtaaatgatttaattacAGCACAGTTAATGTTTTGAGATCTGTTCTCTGGTCTCCAGGCTGTCGGTTTGGGTCGTCTCAAGCCGAACACGTTGGTCATGGGTTTCAAGAACAACTGGAGTGACGGAGACATGAGAGATGTGGAGATTTACATCAACACTATACAGTAAGAACTGATgtgtcttttaacattttaaaaacattttaaaaggtgcttttttttttgccccaaaCATGGTTGAAGTTTGGGATTCATGTCATGTTTGAGGTCTACAGAAGTCTGAGAAACAGACCTGCCTAACACCAGTTTGTCACagtctgtatatgtatgtgtaggACATGTGTAGTATGTTTTAGTTtgggaaaca from the Enoplosus armatus isolate fEnoArm2 chromosome 4, fEnoArm2.hap1, whole genome shotgun sequence genome contains:
- the LOC139283765 gene encoding solute carrier family 12 member 2-like gives rise to the protein MSGQKPSLKSGGRFQVDVVTEASSAAPAPTPAPVPASTDGSKPPDESKGRFRVVGFTDSGGLGSAMDIGLPPDVSHEPDTARSDSVSLHSTGTGHTHISDSHSNTYYMRTFGHNTIDAVPNIDFYRQTAAPLGEKLTRPSLSELHDELDKEPFEDGLANGEEPSAAEEAAALAAKEAKGGTVKFGWVKGVLIRCMLNIWGVMLFIRMSWIVGQAGIGLTIAIILMATLVTTITGLSTSAIATNGFVRGGGAYYLISRSLGPEFGGSIGLIFAFANAVAVAMYVVGFAETVVEMLSDVDALMTDELNDIRIVGTLTVILLLGISVAGMEWEAKAQIVLLVILLGAIANYFIGSFMSIESKEPKGFFGYHTAILLENLGPDFRDEETFFSVFAIFFPAATGILAGANISGDLADPQSAIPKGTLLAILITGITYVAVAISAGSCIVRDATGDHNDTVSDTVNCTDAACTLGYDFSICKEGGCQYGLMNDFQVMSLVSGFGPLISAGIFSATLSSALASLVSAPKVFQALCKDNIYPGLGVFAKGYGKNNEPLRGYVLTFCIGLAFILIAELNIIAPIISNFFLASYALINFSVFHASLANSPGWRPSFKYYNMWVSLAGAILCCVVMFVINWWAALVTLLIVLALYIYVSYKKPDVNWGSSTQALIYNQALTHCLSLTGVEDHVKNFRPQCLVLAGYPNSRPALLQLVHSFTKNVGLMVCAHVRTVSRRPNVKELSQDHARCQRWLNKKRIKAFYIPVFSDNLRHGAQFLLQAVGLGRLKPNTLVMGFKNNWSDGDMRDVEIYINTIHDAFDLQFGVVILRLQDGLDISHIQGQDELLSSHEKPPGKEVVVSISLAKDSDSDSCPSKTTSNQSSPLIMRETKSPLSLTDQRLLETSQQFKKKQGKGTIDVWWLFDDGGLTLLIPFLLTNRSKWGDCRIRVFIGGKINRIDHDRRVMATLLSRFRIDFSDIHVLGDINTKPKKHNKLSFKELIEPYRLKEDDMEQEAAERLKAQEPWRITDNELELYKAKTNRQIRLNELLKEHSSSAKLVVMSMPLARKGTVSSALYMCWLETLSKDVPPLLLVRGNQQSVLTFYS